The following are from one region of the Candidatus Binatia bacterium genome:
- a CDS encoding YggT family protein gives MNLLLCDVAKALAIGVNLYTFVLLIYAVISWVPELRRSRWAYYVGSIVEPVLAPIRRIIPPLGGLDLAFLVLLLVLQLLVRPILATMAFNSCIAIF, from the coding sequence ATGAACCTATTGCTCTGCGACGTGGCGAAGGCGTTGGCGATCGGGGTCAACCTCTACACGTTCGTGCTCTTGATCTACGCCGTCATCTCCTGGGTGCCGGAGCTGCGCCGCAGCCGCTGGGCCTATTACGTCGGCTCGATCGTCGAGCCGGTGCTCGCGCCGATACGCCGAATCATCCCGCCGCTGGGCGGACTCGATCTCGCCTTCCTCGTCCTGCTGCTCGTGCTGCAGTTGCTCGTGCGGCCGATTCTCGCGACGATGGCCTTCAACAGCTGCATCGCCATCTTTTAG
- a CDS encoding NAD-dependent epimerase/dehydratase family protein codes for MTKRVLVTGGAGFIGSHLVDALLARGHDVLVLDSLLEQVHGDAERDADGWPVYLDGRARRIKGDVADAELLERSLGGVTDIVHLAASVGVGQSMTNVLDYTRNNVIGAATLLDVLSKGKHSVRRMAVASSMSIYGEGAYRVPSTGSIVAPYQRSQSQLADHRWELSHDGEELAPVPTTEEKPLHPASIYAINKRDHEEMFLSVGAALGIPTVALRLFNAYGSRQALSNPYTGVAAIFISRLLNDQRPLVFEDGRQQRDFVHVGDVADAFLTVLESDAEIWDVFNVGSGTPITISEMAATLARALDKEIEPEYLDKYRVGDVRHCFADIGKIERVLGFRPRRSFEAGMEELIEWVARAKAPVDRSASSMAELERRKLLV; via the coding sequence GTGACTAAGCGCGTTCTCGTCACCGGCGGAGCCGGATTCATCGGCTCGCATCTCGTCGATGCGCTGCTGGCTCGCGGCCACGACGTGCTCGTCCTCGATAGCCTCTTGGAGCAGGTTCACGGCGACGCCGAACGCGACGCCGACGGCTGGCCCGTCTATCTCGACGGCCGAGCGCGGCGCATCAAGGGAGACGTCGCCGATGCCGAGCTTCTCGAACGCAGCCTCGGCGGCGTGACGGACATCGTGCATCTCGCCGCATCGGTCGGCGTTGGGCAGAGCATGACGAACGTACTCGATTACACGCGCAACAACGTGATCGGCGCCGCGACGCTGCTCGACGTGCTCTCGAAGGGCAAGCACTCGGTTCGGCGCATGGCAGTCGCCTCGTCGATGTCGATCTACGGCGAAGGGGCCTATCGGGTTCCGTCGACCGGCTCGATCGTCGCACCGTATCAGCGGAGCCAGTCGCAGCTCGCCGACCATCGCTGGGAGCTCTCGCACGACGGCGAGGAGCTCGCGCCGGTCCCGACGACCGAAGAGAAGCCGCTGCATCCGGCCTCGATCTATGCGATCAACAAGCGCGACCACGAGGAAATGTTTCTGTCGGTCGGTGCGGCGCTGGGGATCCCGACCGTCGCACTGCGGCTCTTCAACGCGTACGGCTCGCGACAGGCGCTGAGCAATCCATACACCGGCGTCGCGGCGATCTTCATCTCGCGTCTGCTCAACGATCAGCGGCCGCTCGTCTTCGAAGACGGACGCCAACAGCGCGACTTCGTCCACGTCGGGGACGTTGCCGACGCGTTTCTTACGGTTTTGGAGAGCGACGCGGAGATTTGGGACGTGTTCAACGTCGGCAGCGGCACTCCGATAACGATCTCGGAGATGGCGGCGACGCTCGCGCGCGCACTCGACAAGGAGATCGAGCCGGAGTACCTCGACAAGTACCGCGTCGGCGACGTGCGGCATTGCTTCGCCGACATCGGGAAGATCGAGCGCGTCCTGGGCTTTAGGCCGCGGCGCAGCTTCGAAGCCGGAATGGAGGAGTTAATCGAATGGGTTGCGCGGGCGAAGGCGCCGGTCGACCGGAGCGCATCGAGCATGGCGGAGCTCGAACGCAGGAAGCTGCTTGTTTAG
- a CDS encoding GNAT family N-acetyltransferase → MSEAVVERGAPDGVRAILRRRAFDDAGIALALRFAERGAAVVARDAGETIGIALAHDSEDERYVGDLFVEPSYRGNGIGRRLLDTMLGGESDRPRAMLLDVREPAMLALAFRLGMGLREPVVRFAGAMPREEELAKMAAGEYRFAVESLDPEAHAFVLDELDRATRATNRPADHAEFARAATGHVFSLNGESVGYAYVWPDGRVGPMACASESYLVQILAYALVTLSRAHAATWCTMLVPGRNRRIARASLRAGLRVAESFTIAGDAFAGDLSRYVGAHRLLF, encoded by the coding sequence TTGAGTGAGGCCGTCGTCGAGCGCGGCGCGCCGGACGGCGTGCGCGCGATCCTGCGCCGCCGCGCGTTCGACGATGCCGGCATCGCGCTAGCGCTCCGCTTCGCAGAACGCGGCGCGGCGGTCGTCGCGCGCGACGCCGGCGAAACGATCGGAATCGCGCTGGCCCACGACTCCGAAGACGAGCGTTACGTCGGCGATCTCTTCGTCGAGCCGTCGTACCGCGGCAACGGCATCGGCCGGCGACTGCTGGATACGATGCTGGGCGGCGAGAGCGACCGGCCGCGCGCGATGCTGCTCGACGTCCGCGAGCCCGCGATGCTCGCGCTCGCGTTTCGTCTCGGCATGGGGCTTCGCGAGCCGGTCGTGCGGTTTGCAGGCGCGATGCCGCGCGAAGAAGAGTTGGCGAAGATGGCCGCGGGCGAGTACCGCTTCGCGGTCGAGAGCCTCGACCCGGAGGCGCACGCGTTCGTGCTCGACGAGCTCGATCGCGCGACCCGCGCGACGAACCGTCCCGCCGATCACGCGGAGTTCGCGCGGGCCGCGACCGGGCACGTCTTTTCGCTCAACGGAGAGTCCGTCGGCTACGCGTACGTCTGGCCCGACGGCCGCGTTGGCCCGATGGCCTGCGCCTCGGAGAGTTACCTCGTCCAGATTCTCGCGTACGCGCTGGTCACGCTGTCGCGCGCCCACGCCGCGACGTGGTGCACGATGCTCGTCCCCGGGCGCAATCGCCGTATCGCCCGAGCCTCGCTGCGCGCGGGGCTGCGCGTCGCCGAGTCCTTTACGATCGCGGGCGACGCGTTTGCCGGCGATCTCTCGCGCTACGTGGGCGCTCACCGCCTTCTCTTTTGA
- the lepA gene encoding translation elongation factor 4 has product MALKSERPHRVDTASNVRNFCIIAHIDHGKTTLSDRLLEITRTLGTRELEDQALDAMDLERERGITIRMHPVTLEYRARDGERYRLNLIDTPGHVDFSYEVSRSLAACEGALLIIDAAQGIEAQTLANYHLALEHDLTIIPVINKIDLPAADPERVMGEVEELLVMERSECILASAKNGVGIEEIVEAIVHRVPPPKGHRDRLRALVFNAQFDPYRGVVSYVRVVDGKLSPGTRFMSMAHERVFECTEVGIFAPQMRAVKELDLGDVGYVIANIKSLGEIDVGDTITSATNPAHVALAGYRKAVPMVYCGLYPNEGEYDGLRDALEKLKLNDAALVYEPESSVALGFGFRCGFLGLLHMEIVQERLERDYGLDLIATSPSVVFHVVRTDGTVETIDNPSKLPAPSLIRSIEEPYVKATIISPPDYVGTIMEITQSRRGTLDNMEYLHDGRVILTYEMPLVEVIVDFFDALKSRTKGYASLDYEVIGYREGQLAKLEILLNGEPIDALSFIVARDKAVQRGRALTEKLKELIPRQMFEVPIQAAIGGKIVARETVSAMRKNVLSKCYGGDITRKRKLLEKQKAGKERMKRVGKVELPQEAFMAVLRLEGS; this is encoded by the coding sequence GTGGCCCTGAAGTCCGAGCGCCCGCACCGCGTCGACACGGCGAGCAACGTCCGTAACTTTTGCATCATCGCGCACATAGACCACGGGAAGACGACGCTCTCGGACCGGCTGCTCGAGATCACGCGCACCCTCGGGACGCGCGAGCTCGAGGACCAGGCGCTCGATGCGATGGATCTGGAACGCGAGCGCGGGATCACGATTCGCATGCATCCGGTCACGCTCGAATACCGCGCGCGCGACGGCGAGCGTTACCGGCTCAACCTCATCGACACGCCCGGACACGTAGATTTCTCCTACGAGGTCTCGCGCTCGCTCGCGGCGTGCGAAGGAGCTCTGCTCATTATCGACGCCGCGCAAGGGATCGAGGCGCAGACGCTCGCCAACTATCATCTCGCGCTCGAGCACGACCTGACGATCATCCCGGTGATCAACAAAATCGACCTGCCCGCCGCCGATCCGGAACGCGTGATGGGCGAAGTCGAAGAGCTGCTCGTCATGGAACGAAGCGAGTGCATCCTCGCGAGCGCGAAGAACGGCGTGGGGATCGAGGAGATCGTCGAAGCCATCGTCCATCGCGTCCCTCCGCCGAAGGGACACCGCGACCGCCTGCGGGCGCTCGTCTTTAACGCGCAGTTCGATCCGTATCGCGGGGTCGTCAGTTACGTACGCGTCGTCGACGGCAAGCTCTCGCCGGGCACGCGGTTTATGTCCATGGCGCACGAGCGGGTCTTCGAATGCACCGAGGTCGGGATATTCGCGCCGCAGATGCGCGCCGTGAAGGAGCTCGATCTTGGCGACGTCGGCTACGTGATCGCGAACATCAAGTCCCTCGGTGAGATCGACGTCGGCGACACGATCACGTCCGCGACGAACCCGGCGCACGTTGCGCTCGCGGGATACCGCAAGGCGGTACCGATGGTCTACTGCGGTCTCTACCCCAACGAAGGCGAGTACGACGGGCTTCGCGATGCGCTCGAGAAGCTCAAGCTCAACGACGCCGCGCTCGTCTACGAACCCGAGAGCTCGGTGGCGCTCGGTTTCGGGTTTCGCTGCGGTTTCTTGGGACTGCTCCACATGGAGATCGTGCAGGAACGCCTGGAACGGGATTACGGTCTCGATCTCATCGCGACGTCGCCGTCGGTCGTATTTCACGTCGTTCGCACGGACGGAACGGTCGAGACGATCGACAACCCGTCGAAACTGCCCGCGCCGAGCCTGATCCGCTCGATCGAGGAGCCGTACGTCAAGGCGACGATCATCTCGCCGCCCGACTACGTCGGAACGATTATGGAGATCACGCAGAGCCGGCGCGGGACGCTCGACAACATGGAGTACCTGCACGACGGCCGCGTCATCCTCACCTACGAGATGCCGCTCGTCGAGGTTATCGTCGACTTTTTCGATGCGCTCAAGTCGCGCACGAAGGGGTACGCTTCGCTCGATTACGAGGTGATCGGCTACCGGGAGGGCCAGCTGGCGAAGCTCGAGATCCTGCTCAACGGGGAACCGATCGACGCGCTCTCGTTCATCGTTGCGCGCGACAAGGCGGTTCAGCGCGGCCGAGCGCTCACCGAAAAGCTCAAGGAGCTGATCCCGCGCCAGATGTTCGAGGTGCCGATCCAAGCCGCGATCGGGGGAAAGATCGTCGCTCGCGAAACCGTCAGCGCGATGCGCAAGAACGTGCTTTCCAAGTGCTACGGCGGCGACATCACCCGCAAACGCAAGCTCCTCGAGAAGCAGAAGGCCGGAAAGGAACGGATGAAACGGGTCGGCAAGGTCGAGCTTCCGCAAGAGGCCTTCATGGCGGTTCTGCGGCTGGAGGGCTCGTGA
- a CDS encoding YbhB/YbcL family Raf kinase inhibitor-like protein produces MIRAVTLVAAVAAASGPMQLHSSDCPPGTPIATRTMAADCGGKNLSPSLAWSSAPAGVKSFAVIMHDADAPVAGGFYHWIVYNLPAGTTRLAAGAKLAPGQLGTNSLGKAAYYGPCPPPGPAHHYTITLYALDVPSVESEAPPTAPQLAARIEGHVLARAVVATTARTL; encoded by the coding sequence ATGATACGCGCCGTGACGCTGGTCGCCGCCGTCGCGGCGGCAAGCGGGCCGATGCAGCTCCACAGCAGCGACTGCCCGCCCGGGACCCCGATCGCGACGCGGACGATGGCGGCCGATTGCGGCGGCAAGAACCTCTCGCCCTCGTTGGCGTGGAGCAGCGCGCCGGCCGGCGTCAAGTCGTTCGCTGTGATCATGCACGATGCCGACGCGCCGGTCGCCGGCGGGTTCTATCATTGGATCGTCTATAATCTGCCCGCCGGGACGACTCGCCTCGCGGCGGGCGCGAAATTGGCGCCGGGTCAGCTCGGCACGAACTCGCTCGGCAAGGCGGCCTACTACGGACCCTGCCCGCCGCCCGGACCGGCGCACCACTACACGATCACGCTCTATGCGCTCGACGTGCCGTCCGTCGAGAGCGAGGCGCCGCCGACGGCCCCGCAACTCGCAGCGCGCATCGAAGGGCACGTCCTCGCGCGCGCCGTCGTCGCGACGACCGCGCGAACCCTTTAG
- a CDS encoding DUF4446 family protein produces the protein MQILTLYAVGGALVGAIAAVVIYHLAVVRPALGRVYRLLALHDELVGGGKGGAAGRLAGLETRAAESHAELDRLRNRITELERLSSTDLSRAGFVRYDAFAGSGNGLSYALALLNRQGDGVVITSIYSREDTRTYGKPVAAFKPTVQASGEELEAIERARSNGAARQ, from the coding sequence ATGCAGATTCTAACGCTCTATGCCGTGGGCGGCGCGCTCGTTGGCGCGATCGCGGCGGTCGTCATCTATCATCTGGCCGTCGTGCGGCCGGCGCTGGGACGCGTCTACCGTCTGCTCGCTCTGCACGACGAGCTCGTCGGCGGCGGGAAGGGCGGCGCGGCGGGCCGGCTCGCGGGACTCGAGACGCGCGCGGCCGAGTCGCACGCCGAGCTGGATCGGCTGCGCAACCGCATCACCGAGCTCGAGCGCCTCTCGAGCACCGACCTCTCGCGCGCCGGCTTCGTTCGCTACGATGCGTTCGCCGGATCGGGTAACGGCCTCTCGTACGCGCTCGCGCTCCTCAATCGTCAGGGCGACGGCGTCGTCATCACGAGCATCTACTCCCGCGAGGATACGCGCACGTACGGCAAGCCGGTCGCGGCGTTCAAGCCGACGGTGCAGGCCTCCGGCGAAGAGCTCGAGGCGATCGAACGCGCCCGCTCCAACGGTGCGGCGCGACAATGA
- a CDS encoding NAD-dependent epimerase/dehydratase family protein produces the protein MATPKLRCTVGRAARAPREGSPIRVIVTGAAGFLGSHLVDRLLADGDEVVGVDDLSTGSRDNLARAIESGGFSFVEADVSLPWSWASDFAPPNLVVHLASPASPVDYGREPLATMAVNAVGIMHGVEISRSTGSRLLFASTSEIYGDPLVHPQSESYWGNVNPVGPRACYDSAKRYGEAYVTSAVRSLGIDGRIARIFNTYGPRMRPGDGRVIPNFCMAALSGDPLPVYGDGRQTRSLCYVDDLIEAIVRLGKRDGLSGKAINLGNPQEYAIADLARVVAEVANVPLRVETLPLPPDDPTRRRPDITLARTLLEWEPNVPLRDGLVPTLQYFREHAWRTRQPA, from the coding sequence TGCACGGTCGGACGGGCCGCGCGAGCACCGCGCGAGGGTAGCCCCATACGAGTCATCGTCACCGGCGCCGCGGGGTTTCTCGGTTCGCATCTCGTCGATCGGCTGCTCGCCGATGGCGACGAAGTCGTCGGCGTCGACGACCTGAGCACGGGCTCTCGCGATAACCTCGCTCGCGCGATCGAAAGCGGCGGGTTTTCGTTCGTCGAGGCCGACGTCTCGCTGCCCTGGTCGTGGGCGTCGGACTTCGCGCCCCCGAACCTGGTCGTGCATCTCGCATCGCCGGCTAGTCCCGTCGATTACGGCCGGGAGCCGTTGGCGACGATGGCGGTCAACGCGGTTGGCATCATGCACGGCGTCGAGATCTCGCGCAGCACCGGCTCCCGTTTGCTCTTCGCGTCGACGTCGGAGATCTACGGCGATCCGCTCGTGCACCCGCAATCCGAGAGCTATTGGGGCAACGTGAACCCGGTCGGACCGCGCGCTTGCTACGATTCGGCGAAGCGCTACGGCGAGGCGTATGTAACGTCGGCCGTTCGCAGTCTCGGCATCGACGGGCGGATCGCGCGCATCTTCAACACGTACGGTCCGCGCATGCGGCCCGGTGACGGGCGCGTCATCCCGAACTTCTGCATGGCGGCGCTATCGGGCGATCCGCTCCCGGTGTACGGTGACGGACGCCAAACGCGCAGTCTCTGCTACGTCGACGATCTCATCGAGGCGATCGTGCGGCTAGGCAAACGCGACGGCTTAAGCGGGAAGGCGATCAACCTCGGCAACCCCCAGGAGTATGCAATCGCCGATCTGGCCCGGGTCGTGGCGGAGGTCGCGAACGTTCCCTTGCGCGTCGAAACGTTGCCCTTGCCGCCGGACGACCCGACCCGCCGGCGCCCCGACATCACGCTCGCTCGAACGCTCCTGGAATGGGAGCCGAACGTGCCGCTGCGCGATGGCCTCGTGCCGACGCTGCAGTATTTCCGAGAACACGCATGGCGCACGCGGCAGCCGGCTTAA
- a CDS encoding glycosyltransferase family 2 protein, giving the protein MAHAAAGLILPVLTSVWVCTQLLYTAAFIIDFYLLSLPVDWVDMNEPIEEPQSEWPYIVLFYPVLRELEATMRTTFISLAKMDYPADRCRVVAIPNSNDEETVASLRRLAAEFEFLEILEIPPTSDPSWQMVWDAWDANEKAYWWHRGKRAGVRDLPPKKTRQLIYGLYHFAKTLSHEPNLVINYIDADSCPPIDHFKGAVIGLKHYDVLQAQNVVGNLNATMPTTWHSFDHMAWDGYKYPHLSAHGRQPYWVLGKGLFYRVSDLVALGGFHPWITIEDPEIGIRYWANGKRLGVLSSSLIEEVPRTWLQGITQRKRWVCGFFQTLGRPLRYIGLNPWQRFRCWLIFVPCLSLSINIIGLPIGVWAAWAYFTHQGILPRWTMLMAAINLILLAITLALLYANTWRRTGLVCKRWIDRVWYMIRVNPASALLWWFLWIVPLVIGFRMYLLDEGLAWQRTEKIDANKLLIRAKYRNKEKLRD; this is encoded by the coding sequence ATGGCGCACGCGGCAGCCGGCTTAATCCTCCCGGTCCTAACGAGCGTCTGGGTTTGCACTCAGCTGCTTTACACTGCGGCCTTTATCATCGACTTCTACCTGCTCTCGCTCCCCGTCGATTGGGTCGACATGAACGAACCCATCGAGGAGCCCCAGAGCGAATGGCCCTACATCGTGCTCTTCTACCCGGTGCTGCGGGAGCTCGAAGCGACGATGCGGACGACGTTCATCTCCTTGGCGAAGATGGATTATCCGGCCGATCGCTGCAGGGTCGTTGCAATTCCGAACAGCAACGACGAGGAGACGGTCGCGAGCCTCCGCCGTCTCGCGGCGGAATTCGAGTTTTTGGAAATTCTCGAGATTCCGCCGACGAGCGATCCATCGTGGCAGATGGTCTGGGACGCCTGGGACGCGAACGAAAAGGCGTACTGGTGGCATCGGGGAAAGCGCGCGGGCGTTCGGGATCTGCCGCCGAAAAAGACGCGTCAGCTCATCTACGGGCTCTACCACTTCGCGAAGACGCTCTCGCACGAGCCCAACCTCGTCATCAACTATATCGATGCCGACAGTTGCCCGCCGATAGACCATTTCAAGGGCGCCGTCATCGGGCTCAAGCACTACGACGTCCTGCAGGCCCAAAACGTCGTCGGAAATCTCAACGCCACGATGCCGACGACCTGGCACTCGTTCGATCACATGGCGTGGGACGGTTATAAGTATCCGCACCTCTCGGCGCACGGGCGCCAGCCCTACTGGGTGCTGGGCAAGGGGCTCTTCTACCGCGTCTCCGATCTCGTCGCGCTCGGCGGCTTCCACCCGTGGATTACGATCGAGGATCCGGAGATCGGCATCCGCTACTGGGCGAACGGCAAGCGGCTCGGCGTGCTCTCGAGTTCGCTGATCGAAGAGGTTCCGCGGACGTGGCTGCAGGGGATCACGCAACGCAAGCGCTGGGTGTGCGGGTTCTTCCAAACGCTCGGGCGGCCGCTGCGCTACATCGGTCTCAATCCCTGGCAGCGGTTCCGGTGCTGGCTGATCTTCGTGCCGTGCCTCTCGCTCTCGATCAACATCATCGGCCTTCCGATCGGCGTCTGGGCCGCCTGGGCCTACTTCACGCATCAAGGCATCCTGCCGAGGTGGACGATGCTCATGGCGGCGATCAACCTCATACTGCTGGCGATCACGCTCGCGCTCTTATACGCGAACACGTGGCGTCGCACGGGGTTGGTCTGCAAACGGTGGATCGATCGCGTTTGGTACATGATTCGCGTCAATCCGGCATCCGCGCTGCTCTGGTGGTTCCTCTGGATCGTGCCCCTCGTCATCGGCTTCCGCATGTATCTCCTCGACGAGGGCCTCGCTTGGCAGCGAACCGAGAAGATCGACGCAAACAAACTGCTGATCCGCGCAAAATACCGAAACAAGGAGAAACTCCGTGACTAA
- a CDS encoding endo-1,4-beta-xylanase, whose product MRPPLALAADAGLAANAGRTGRFFGAAARIEQLAAEPDLRAAYLRECSWFVPEIAMLWNVIEPAEDGFAFEAMDGLARYASDREKKLRGHTLLWHLAVPDWATQQLRAGAGWDLIDRYFGAVIPRYGERIEQWEVVNEPIEPGYRSDGLRPSVFLDAFGPEYVGRALAQARTYAPAAHLMINEYGLEYDNQDERDRRRFLLKLLEGLRSDGAPLDVLGMQAHLDLRKGHVSASAIAAFCRAVNDLGLTIVVTELDVKESDYVATAPERDRLVGDEVRRYLDVVLSQRGVLGVTTWGLSDRHSWLEVTADDYARFPSAWKDGTSPGFNRGLPLDSSLRPTPMYFALRDALGSVRPYKRV is encoded by the coding sequence TTGAGGCCGCCCCTCGCGCTCGCAGCCGACGCTGGGCTCGCCGCTAACGCCGGGCGCACCGGCCGATTCTTTGGCGCCGCCGCTCGCATCGAGCAGCTCGCCGCCGAGCCCGATCTGCGCGCCGCCTACTTGCGCGAGTGTTCGTGGTTCGTGCCCGAAATTGCAATGCTTTGGAACGTCATCGAACCCGCCGAGGACGGGTTCGCGTTCGAGGCGATGGACGGACTCGCGCGCTATGCGAGCGATCGCGAGAAGAAACTGCGCGGGCATACGCTGCTCTGGCATCTTGCCGTGCCGGATTGGGCGACGCAGCAGCTGCGCGCCGGCGCCGGCTGGGATCTCATCGACCGGTACTTTGGAGCCGTCATTCCGCGCTACGGCGAGCGAATCGAGCAGTGGGAAGTCGTCAACGAGCCGATCGAGCCCGGGTATCGAAGCGACGGCTTGCGGCCGAGCGTCTTCCTCGACGCCTTCGGCCCGGAGTACGTCGGCCGCGCGCTCGCGCAAGCCCGTACCTACGCACCCGCGGCGCATTTGATGATCAACGAGTACGGCCTCGAGTACGATAACCAGGACGAGCGCGATCGCCGGCGCTTCCTGCTGAAGTTACTCGAAGGACTGCGGTCCGATGGAGCACCGCTCGACGTGCTGGGGATGCAGGCGCACCTCGACCTCCGCAAAGGCCACGTCTCTGCGTCCGCGATCGCGGCATTCTGCCGCGCCGTCAACGATCTCGGCCTGACGATCGTCGTGACCGAACTCGACGTCAAGGAGTCCGACTACGTGGCAACGGCGCCGGAACGCGACCGGCTGGTCGGCGATGAGGTCCGCAGATACCTCGACGTCGTTTTGAGTCAGCGCGGCGTTCTCGGGGTAACGACGTGGGGGCTCTCCGACCGTCACTCCTGGCTCGAGGTAACGGCCGATGACTACGCGCGCTTTCCCAGCGCGTGGAAGGACGGAACGAGCCCGGGCTTCAATCGGGGCCTGCCGCTCGACTCGTCGCTGCGGCCGACGCCGATGTATTTCGCGCTCCGGGACGCGCTAGGCTCCGTGCGGCCTTACAAGCGCGTATAA
- a CDS encoding CDGSH iron-sulfur domain-containing protein has translation MTAAMDEVTIKVRENGPYLVRGPFTLTDADGNLYTLEGPNVALCRCGGSQTKPFCDGSHKTNGFAATERATVAESGT, from the coding sequence ATGACCGCCGCGATGGATGAAGTTACGATCAAGGTCCGTGAGAACGGACCCTACCTCGTTCGCGGGCCGTTTACTCTTACGGATGCCGACGGCAATCTCTATACGCTTGAAGGGCCGAACGTAGCGCTCTGCCGCTGCGGCGGGTCCCAGACGAAGCCCTTCTGCGACGGCTCGCATAAGACGAACGGCTTCGCGGCAACCGAGCGCGCGACGGTCGCGGAGAGCGGCACGTAA
- the rdgB gene encoding RdgB/HAM1 family non-canonical purine NTP pyrophosphatase, which produces MKTYVATNNPGKLRELKAIFARSPLQIVTPRKRIAIDVVENAPTYAGNALIKAQALAAELRSRHIGAAVLADDSGLEVDALDGRPGIHSARYGGPEMEWPQRRAALLAELRGVPPYRRAARFVCTLCLIRPHGEPVFASGEVSGYVLEAERGSGGFGYDSIFLHPPYGRSFAALTEKEKNDVSHRRRAAEALIAMLQPAVE; this is translated from the coding sequence GTGAAGACGTACGTCGCGACGAACAATCCCGGAAAGCTTCGCGAGCTGAAGGCGATCTTCGCGCGATCGCCGCTGCAGATCGTCACGCCGCGCAAGCGCATCGCGATCGACGTCGTCGAAAACGCCCCGACGTACGCCGGCAACGCGCTCATCAAGGCGCAGGCGCTCGCGGCGGAGCTCCGGTCGCGTCATATCGGAGCCGCCGTGCTCGCCGACGACAGCGGACTCGAGGTCGATGCGCTCGACGGACGCCCCGGCATTCACTCCGCGCGTTACGGCGGCCCCGAGATGGAGTGGCCGCAGCGGCGAGCGGCGTTGCTCGCCGAACTGCGCGGCGTGCCGCCCTATCGACGCGCGGCGCGCTTCGTCTGCACCTTGTGCCTGATACGGCCGCACGGCGAGCCGGTTTTCGCCAGCGGCGAAGTCTCGGGTTACGTGCTCGAAGCCGAGCGTGGGAGCGGCGGCTTCGGTTACGACTCGATCTTCCTCCATCCGCCGTATGGGCGCAGTTTCGCCGCGCTGACCGAGAAGGAGAAGAACGACGTCAGCCATCGGCGCCGCGCCGCCGAGGCGCTCATCGCGATGCTGCAGCCCGCCGTTGAGTGA
- the bcsS gene encoding cellulose biosynthesis protein BcsS — protein MFSALRAVRRCGLVAVAVAAFLASAARAAHAGDVELFAGGQVDFSNDVYLGATLPFGPNDRSGFGVRGYFDTGGYDYIGGGIGTVKATFTGEELDAIYRVMHAKFWSDFGVGFNNTNTSLTPNDPSNPLRGAQTELRLSADGGAISGPWRADWYGYYGTRIQDYAANLGVTHSIAPAWRLGLDGYSEGNPTYNLYEVGPYAGVSFAKDSELQFSVGEAWQSGFTPRAYFRAMVYTRL, from the coding sequence TTGTTTAGCGCGCTCCGGGCGGTTCGCCGCTGCGGCCTCGTCGCGGTCGCGGTCGCGGCGTTTCTCGCGTCGGCCGCGCGCGCGGCGCATGCGGGCGACGTCGAGCTGTTCGCCGGCGGCCAGGTCGACTTTTCGAACGACGTCTACCTGGGCGCGACGCTTCCGTTCGGCCCGAACGACCGCAGCGGCTTCGGTGTTCGCGGCTACTTCGACACGGGCGGCTACGACTACATCGGCGGCGGCATCGGCACCGTGAAGGCGACCTTTACGGGCGAAGAGCTCGATGCGATCTATCGCGTGATGCACGCGAAGTTCTGGAGCGACTTCGGGGTCGGCTTCAACAACACGAACACGAGCCTCACGCCGAACGATCCGAGCAATCCGCTACGAGGCGCGCAGACGGAGCTGCGCCTGAGCGCCGACGGTGGCGCCATCTCGGGACCGTGGCGAGCCGACTGGTACGGCTACTACGGCACGCGCATCCAGGATTATGCGGCCAACCTCGGCGTGACGCATTCGATCGCGCCCGCCTGGCGTCTCGGCCTCGACGGCTACAGCGAAGGCAACCCGACCTACAATCTCTACGAGGTCGGCCCGTACGCGGGCGTCTCATTCGCGAAGGACTCCGAGCTGCAGTTCTCGGTCGGCGAGGCGTGGCAGTCGGGGTTCACGCCGCGGGCCTATTTCCGCGCGATGGTTTATACGCGCTTGTAA